In Corylus avellana chromosome ca2, CavTom2PMs-1.0, the following proteins share a genomic window:
- the LOC132169048 gene encoding uncharacterized protein LOC132169048, protein MYGATCSVINKISNEGANYSQRGDAEAAYMILTSFEFILILHLMKEIMGLTNMLCQSLQQKSLDILNAMSQVSTTQSLIQKMRDDGWKPLLTTIKSFCEENDIDIPDMNAHYTRARGRSCRQDERSPTTMEHHFRVDIFTAAIDFQLQELKNRFNEQAVELLILSVALSPKDAYKSFKIDDICKLAEKFYPRDFTVQEKICLKFQLQHYMLDVLKHQDFQNMSTLSELCRGLAVSEKSKIYPLIDRLIRLVLTLPVSTATTERAFFAMKLVKTRLRTRMEMSFLQTIW, encoded by the coding sequence ATGTATGGTGCAACTTGTTCAGTTATCAACAAGATCTCAAATGAGGGAGCTAATTATTCTCAACGTGGTGATGCTGAAGCGGCTTACATGATATTAAcatcatttgaatttattttgatattgcatttgatgaaagaaattatGGGACTCACAAATATGCTTTGCCAATCTTTGCAACAAAAGTCACTAGACATTTTAAATGCCATGAGTCAAGTTTCAACTACGCAATCACTCATTCAAAAGATGAGAGATGATGGGTGGAAGCCTTTGCTTACTACTATTAAAtcattttgtgaagaaaatgatattgaTATTCCTGATATGAATGCTCATTACACTAGAGCTCGAGGTAGATCTTGTCGTCAAGATGAAAGGTCTCCAACAACAATGGAGCATCATTTTAGAGTTGATATATTTACTGCTGCAATAGATTTCCAGTTACAAGAattgaaaaatagatttaatgagCAAGCTGTGGAACTCCTCATTCTTAGCGTTGCTTTAAGCCCTAAAGATGCATACAAATCATTTAAGATTGATGATATATGTAAGTTAGCTGAGAAGTTTTATCCTCGAGATTTCACCGTgcaagaaaaaatttgtttgaaatttcagTTGCAGCATTATATGCTTGATGTGCTAAAGCATCAAGATTTTCAGAATATGTCTACATTATCTGAGTTATGCAGAGGATTGGCAGtttcagaaaaatcaaagatctATCCTTTAATTGACAGATTGATTCGCCTAGTGTTGACTCTCCCTGTTTCTACTGCGACTACAGAACGAGCTTTTTTTGCCATGAAACTTGTAAAGACTAGATTGCGTACTAGAATGGAGATGAGTTTCTTGCAGACcatttggtag